The genomic region CGGCGCGTAGCGGTCGAGCGAACCGATCCGCGCCGACGCGTAGTCCCTGGCCTGCTCGGGGATGGCCTCCGCGAGCGAGACCTGGATGTAGTCCATCGAGACCTGCCTCCTCCAGGCCGTGCGACAGCGCCACACGGCCAAGTCCGACGGTACGAAACCGATCGCAACGCCGAACCGGGCGTTGGTCCCGACAACGCAGGGTCTTTCTCCTGCATGATGCGGTCGCCGGACCTGGTGATCTCACTGGACCAGTGCGGAAACGCGCTGGTCGAGCTGCTCCTCGGTGGGCGCGCCGGCGAGGAGCTCCACCGCGCCGTCACCGCGGACGAACGCGAAGGTGGGCTGAGCGGTCACCCCGAACCGCTTCCACACGGACCCGTCCAGGTCGGCCAGGTGCGGGAACCCGCTCATCTGGTGGTCGGACACGAACTCCTTCATCGCGTCGAGCCGGTCCTCGGCCGCGACACCGACGAACTGGACGTCCTCGTGCTTCTTCGCGATCTTCGCGACGGTCTTCGCCTCGGCGTTGCAGGACGGGCACCACGGCGTCCAGAACCACAGCACCGCCGGGTGGCCGACCAGCTTCTCGCCCCGGAACTCCGCTCCCTCCAGGGTTTTCGCGGTGAACTGGAACTTGTCCGGTGCGGGCTGCTGCTGCCCGCACCCCGCGAGCAGCAGCACCGCGAGCAGGACTCCAAGGACGCGCACGGTCCTCACCTCCTGCCTGGGCGTACGGCCTCGCGCCTGCTCCGGTTCAGCGTGCCGAACAGTGGGCCCTGGCCTGCGCGGCGGAGCAGGAGCCCGAGCAGGAGTCCGTCACGGCTGGGTGGCCCAGGCCGCGATCTGGGCCCGTGACCGCACACCGAGCGCCGTCTTGAGGTCCTTCACGTCGTTCTCGACCGTGCGCAGCGAGACGTGCAGGCCGTCCGCGATCTGCCGGTTGGTGAGGCCTTCCGCGACCATCGCGGCGACCAGGAGCAGGCGTTCGTCGTGCCACGACAACGGGTCGAAGGCGTCGCCCCGCACGTCCTCGACGACCGGTGGCGCTGCGGGCGGTGCGATCGGGTCGCCGTGCTGGAGCAGGACGAAGTGCCGCACGGACTCCAGCATCGTGAGGTCGTCTTCGAGCAGTGACCGCGCCTGGAGCCTCCGCGCGATCTCCCAGCCGTTCGGGACGAGCGTGTCCGCGAGCCGCTGGCCGAGCCTGCCGGGCGCTGCGGCGAACGCGCGCAGGGCGGTGCGTTCGGTGTCGTCGAGCAGCTGGTAGCTGCGGTCGATCGCGGCGTGCAGCGAGCGGTGGTGCGGGCTCGCGTCGCGCGGGCCGGCGGTGAGGACGGCGAACCTGGTGTCGAGCCTGGCGGCGATCTCCTCCAGCGTCAGCACCCTGACCAGGCGGGCGGCCAGCTCCAGGGCGAGCGGGAGGCGGTCGAGCCGGGCGCACGCGGTGGTCAGCAGCGGGTGCTGCTCGTCGAACTCGGCCTCGAGGGCGGTGGCCCGGTCGCGGAAGAGGCGTTCGGCGTCGTGCTGGTCGAGCGGGGCGAGCCGGTAGACCACCTCGCCGGGCACGTTCAGCGGTTCGCGGCTGGTGGTGAGCACCCTGGTGGCCGGGTGGTGCCGCACGAGCGCGGCGCAGTCGGCGAGCACGTGTTCGCAGCCGTCGAGGACCAGCAGGCCAGGAGCGGGGCCGGCGCCGAGCAGGTCGGGGACGCGGGTGACGTCGGCGAGCTCGACCAGCAGGACGTGCCTGCGGTGTGCGACGGCCTCCTGCACGAGCCGCGACTTGCCGACGCCCGGTGGGCCCACGACGGTGACGATCCGGTGGCGGGCCAGGAGCTTCGTGAGGTCGGCGAGCTCGGCGTGGCGGCCGACGAACGTGTCGAGCCGCGGTGAGGGCGCGACGACCTCACGGGCCCGGCGGCGGTAGGCGCGCTGGCGGCAGGCACCGGAGCAGTACTTGGCCGGCGCGGTGACCGGTGCGCCGCAGTCCTCGCACCTCACCTGGCCCGCACCGTCCTCGCCGCCAGCTGCGTGCGTGACGACAGCCCCAGCCTGGTGAGCATCTGCGTCACGTGGGACCGCACGGTGCCGGTCGAGATCCCCAGCCGCACCGCGATCTCCGGGTTCGTCAGCCCTTCCACCACCAGCTCGGCGACCTGTTGCTGCCGTGCCGTCAGCGGCTCGGCCTGCCCGGTCTCCGCGCGGCTCCCGGCGGTCACGTACTCGACCTGCCCGGCGTGGTCGAGCCGCTCCCCCAGCCGCCGTGCCCTGGCGGCCCGCGCCTCGCCCAGGTCCTCCGCGCGGCCGCGTACGTGGCCGTGACCACGCGGTGCCACAAGACCTCCGCCGAGGAGTCGCGTGACCGGCGCACGGCCTGTGCGGCGGCGACGAGCACCACGACGCGCTCCGGTTGCCGGCGCTGGGCGGCGACCAGTCCGAGCCCCTCCAGGACGTCGGCGGCGCAGGACGGGGTGCCGTCGCGCAGGGCGACGACGAAGAGCTCCTCGGCACGGGTCAGGTCACCGCGTTCCATCGCGATGACACCGGCGGTGTGCCGGGCGGCCGTCCAGCGGCAGACGTCCGGCGCGCCCAGGCCCAGCGCCTCGTCGATGACGGTGGCGGCGGTGTCGAGATCCCCGAACTCCCGAAGCAGCCACGCGTAGTTGTTGAGGAACGACATCAACAACGATTCGTCGCCCAACGCGCGCACAGCGGCGACAGACCGTTCCGTGGCATCACGCGCACCGGTCTGGTCGCCGACTCGTGAACGGGCGTGGCCGAGGGTGTTCCACGCGCGGGCCTGCCAGGTGGGGTCGCGGGTCGCCGGATGGGCGGCCAGCGCCTCCGCGCACCGCAGGGCGGCCGGGCCGTCGCCGGTCAGGCCCGCGATCCAGGAAGCCCGGAACAGCAACAACTCCGAGTGCTCCGCCACCGCGCCCTCGGCCAGCGTCGCGGTGGCGAGCCTGCCGGCTTCGACCAGTGAGCCGCGCAGGTACCAGATGTGCACCAGGCCGCCCACGATGCTCGTGTAGCGCGGATCGGTTCGTGGCACGTTCGCGACGGCGTGCAGCAGCTGGTGCTCGTGCTCGGCGAACCAGTCGTTGGTCTCCCCGGTGAGTGTTGCGGCGACTTCGCGGACGTAGCGGGTGAGCACAGTGGCAAGGCGATCGAACGTGCTGTCCGTTTCGCCGTGTTCTTCGAGGCGCGCCAAACCGAAAAGCCGAATTGACTCCAACATGCGGAAGCGCGCGCTCTTCGACGATGGCGAACGCACGACCAATGACTTCGCACGCAACGAGGACATCACCTGCACCACGTCGTCCTCACACCCGCACACCGCGGCCGCCAGGTCGAGGTCGAAGTCACCGACCAGCACCGACAACCGCCGCAACGCCGCCTGCTCGCCCGGACTCAGCAGGTCGTAGCTCCACCTGATCACCGCGTCCAGCGTCCGGTGCCGCGCCGGCACGTCCGGTGCCGCCGCGGCGAGCTCGATGGCCAGCGGCAGGTGGTCCACCCGCGCACAGGCCTCGTCGACCAGCACCGGCGACCCGCCCAGCTCGAGGAACATCCGCCGCGCGTCGGCCGGCGCCAGCGGCCCGACCTCCACGCACATCTCACCGGCCAGGTCGAGCGGTTCGCGGCTCGTCACCAGCACCCGCAACCGCGGGCACCGGGCCAGCAACGTGGTCACGACGCCGGCCGCCTCGCGAACGAGGTGTTCACAGTTGTCCAGCACCAACAACCGATGGTCGGCCAACGCGCGCACGACCGTCGTGGGCAGCGGCTCGCCGGGTTCCTCCCACACGTTCACCGAGAACGCCACCACGTGCCACAACAGGTCCGGCCGGTGCACCGACTCCAGCTCCACCACGGCCGTGCCCGGTTCCGCGGGAGCGAGCTCGGCCGCGAGCCGCGTCTTGCCCGACCCACCGGGCCCGACCAGCGACACCAGCCGGTGCCTGCGCAACAGCCTGCGCACGGTCGACAGCTCGCGTTCCCGTCCCACGAGACGAGTGCGCGTGCCGGCCGACGACCACATGCGCGCGAGTCTAGGAGCGCGGGCACGCCGAAGAAATGTCGTTCAACCGCGATTGACATCAGCCCGCCACAAATGCCGCGAATTGAGACGTGCGGCTATGCGAGGTTTTCTTGCGCCTCCAGCCACGGCACCACGGCCTGCAGGAAACCGTCGGGGCTCGTCATCGGCCGCCCGTTCATGCACGCGATGAGGTGCTCGGCCCCCAGCACGGCGTCGTACGTGCGGGCCCGGTGGTACATCTCGGCGGGCACGGCCTCGCGCACCGCGTCCCAGCGGTGCCAGGACATCAGCGCCGCGTCGAGCGCGGGGTCGCCGGGCAGGGCGTTGTCCCAGTCGAGGACGCCGACCAGCTTCCCGTCCTCGGCCCAGTGCACGTTGCTGCCGCTGAGGTCGCCGTGCACCAGCGCGTCCGGCACGGGCTCCAGCTCCACGGCCGCGTCGAGGCGCCGCCGCACCTCCGCACCTCCGCCTGCCACCGGACGGGCAGCCTCGGGATGATCACCGTGCTGATGGTCTCCGCCCAGTGCGGCCCCTCGTCGCGGTGGTCGACCGCCTCCAGCAGCTCCCCGTCGAGCGGCACCGAACGCACGGCCTCCAGCACCTCGGCGATCTGCTCGGGCGCACCGGCCCCCTTCGGCAACGCGGTCCCACCGACCCACGACACGGCGACCGCCGCCCGCTCACCGAACATCGTCACGGGTGTCAACGGCTCGGGAACCTGGAACGGCAACCCGGCAGAGGCCAACCGCCGCAGCACCTCCACCCGCCGGGGCATCGCGGCGGCTCCCGACGCCCGCCTGCTCACCCGCACGGCGGCGACGCCGGGCACGAGCAGCACGTGGTGGATGTTGCCCTCGGTGGCGCGGAAGGCGCGGTCGAGGTTGACGCCGGGCAGCAGGGCGGCGGCGATGTCGAGCAGGTCGTCCACGGGAGTCCCCTCGGTGGCGGATCGCGCGGGCGATCTTGGGCGGTGCGACGACCGTAGCCTGCTCGCCGCGGGTAGCTCGGGACGGCGTGGAGCTCTACCGGGGCGTGGTCGACGCGGGTGGGCTGGCGGCCGTGCTCCAGCGTCCCGGTGACGAGGTCACCGGCTCTGCGGCGACCTGGCTCGGCCGCGCCGCGGTCCGCGAGCTCGCCACCACCTGGCCCTTCGTCCACTTCAGCGCCGTGGCCGACGCGTACGCGAGCGGCGACAGGATCGAGCTCGGCTGGCAGCAGGAGCGCGCCATCGGCAGGCACGGCCTGGGCACGTTCGTGAGGGCGGCGGGTGGAGCCCGAGGTGTCGTACGACGCGGGCGAGGCGGTGCGAATGTGCGTGGCGGAGATCGACCGCCTCGGTGTGCCGCCGCCGGAAGACCTCCAGGCGTAACGAACCGCGCGCAGGTCAAGACAAGTGCGGCAGGACCGGGTCTGGCCGCTCAGGAGCGAGACCGGTCGACGCGAAGGAGCTCGGCGTGGCAGCAGACGCCCTCGAAGGACCGGTTCCGGAGTCCAGCGGCGGGGGCGGGCCGCTCCTCGACCTGCTGGACAAGGCGATCGGCCTGCAGGCACCGCTGGTGCGCAAGAACATCGCCCGCGCCCGCCAGCGCAACCCGGAGGCGACACCGGCGGAGGTCATCCGCACCCTGGAACGCATGTACGTCAGCGCCCTGGCCGGCACCGGTGCCGCGGTCGGGGGCGCCGCCGCCGTGCCCGCCATCGGCACCGGGGTCGCGCTGGCGCTGACGGCGGGCGAGGCCTTCTCCTCGCTCGAACTGAGCGCCCTGTTCGTCCTCTCGGTCGCCGAGGTCCACGGCATCCCGCTGGACGAGGTCGAACGCCGGCGCACGCTCGTCATGGGCGTCCTGCTCGGCGAGTCCGGCTCCAAGACCATCGGCAAGATCGCCGAACGCACCGGCCAGCACTGGGGCCGCCAGCTCGTCAACAAGGTGCCCATGGCGACGCTGCGCCAGATCAACAGGGTGCTGGGCAGGCACTTCATCACCAAGTACGGCGCCAAGCAGGGCATCATCGTGCTCGGCCGGGTGGTCCCGTTCGGCATCGGCGCGGCGATCGGTGGTGGCGCCAACGCGGCGGTCGCGACCTTGACCGTGCGGGCCGCGCGGCGTGCGTTCGGACCGGCGCCCGAGGCGTGGCCGGGGCTCGCACCGGAGCCGACTCCCGACTCCACGCCGCAGGACGGCTGAGACCGAGCGCCGTCAGACGGCTTCCAGCACGAAGAACAGGAAGCACAGGAAGGACCCGGAGGGGAACCTCGCCATCTCCTCGGGGAACAACTCGTGGGCTTCCGGCGCCGGCGGCGGTTCGCTGATGACGGCGACGCGGAAACCGGCGGCGGTGAAGGCGTCGGTCATCGCGTGCAGAGGCCTGTGCCAGCAGGTGAGCACGGCCTTCTGGCCGTTGAAGGTGTACTCGTCGGACCACTTGCTGGTCGCGAAGTAGTCGGCCTCGCGGTCTTGCAGCTTGAAGACGGCGGGGTGGTTGACGACCACGACCAGCCGGCCGCCGGGCTTCAGGACCCGGCGCAGTTCGGCCAGCGGGGCGGTCCAGTCCTCCAGGTAGTGCAGCACCAGGGCGGCGACGGCGTCGTCGAACGCGGCGTCGGGGTACGGCAGCGGGGCGGCGATGTCGGCGACGCGCAGGTCCGTGTCGGGGCCGAGGCGTTGCCTGGCCAGCTCGACCATCTTCGCGCTGCGGTCGAAGCCGGCGACGACGGCACCTCGGTCGCGCAGGGCCGAGGACACGGTGCCAGAGCCGCATCCGGCGTCCAGGATCCGCCTGCCGGCCACGTTCCCGACCAAGGCCACGATCGCGGGCCGGGTGTAGTGGGCGTTGAGGAGGCTGGTCTCGTTCTCGGCCGTGTACGCCTCGGCGAAGCCGTCGAGTCGTTCTCCAGGTCCACGGCGGAGCTTTCAAGATCGGCAGACATGGGTCCAGACTGCCGACCGACCAGCCGCGGCGCCAGGACGGCACACGTTCGGGCCCAACTTGTTTCGTCCAGCTGAAGTTTGCGGTGGTGCAGATCTGTGAGCTGCGGTCCGCAAGTAGCGCGGACGGATGCGGACGGCTGTTGTCCAGGGCTAGTTTGCGGATTCCTGGCCCTGGGTCGTCGATGTTGGCCAAGGGCCAGGGCGGGAACGAACCGTCTGTCATGGTCGTGGAGGCCAGGGAATCGGCTCGATCGCGGTGTCCCAGAACGGTGAGGACACCGGCTGTGAGCGTTCGAACTGCTCGCCTGCGAGCGCGAGGGTGTCTCCTTCGATGCCGGGGAGCGTGGCGTTGCCGGTGCTGGTTGGTGGGTGTGCGTGGAGCTTGGCGGCCCGTGTCTCGCGTTGGGAGCGCGCTGCCCAAGCGGGCGATTGGCGAGGGAGATGATCTCCTGGCGCCCTGATTGATCACTGGGCAGTATGGGAAACATGCCTGCCATTCCCGAGAGCTCCGCCGTCATCGCCGATGTGGCCGTGGAGAACGACTACGACGGCTTCGCCGAGGCGTACACGGCCGAGAACGAGACCAGCCTCCTCAACGCCTACTACGCCCGGCCCGCGATCGTGGACCTGGCCGGCGACGTGGCCGGTCGACGAATTCTCGACGCCGGCTGCGGTGCTGGTCCTGTGTCCGTGGCGCTACGTGATCGGGGAGCCGTCGTGAGCGGCTTCGACCGCAGCGCCAAGATGGTGGAGCTGGCCCGGCAGCGGCTCGGCGACGACGTGGACCTGCGGGTCGCCGACATAACGGGCCCGCTGCCGTACCCCGACGGCGCGTTCGACGACGCCGTCGCCGCTTTGGTGCTGCACTACCTGGAGGACTGGACCGCACCTCTGGCTGAGCTGCGGCGGGTGCTGAAGCCCGGTGGCCGGCTGATCGTGGTCGTCAACCACCCCATCCTCCTCAAGATGGTGCATCGCGAGACTGACTACTTCGCGACCACCAAGTGGTCCGACGAGTACAACTTCAACGGCCAGAAGGCCGTGCTCACCTACTGGCACCGGCCGCTGCACGCGATGACCGATGCCTTCACCGCAGCAGGCTTCCGCACCGCCGTCATCAGCGAGCCGCCTCCGGCGCCGGAAGCCCACGAACTCTTTCCCGACGAGATGGCGGGGTTCCCCTCCGGGGCCTTCCTGAGCTTCGTGTTCTTCGTCCTGGAGGCCGCCTGACTACGGCGTGGCACATGGGTGGCCGCAAGGTCGCGGCATGCTTGCCCTGACCTTGAGGCTGCGTACAGGCGCTACAGGCCGTTGGCAAGGAACCAACGCGGTTGTTGAGAATGCGCCAACTTCAGGCAGAACGTGTGGCGGCCCGCAAACTAGCTCGGACGCCGTAGCAAGCACCGCAAACTTGCCCTGGACACCGCAATGTTCGGCTGGACAGGACAGCGGTCCGCATCTAGGGCCGAACGGCAGGTGAGAGGGCCGTTCGGGACTACCTTGCGGATTCTGGTTGCGAGGGCGACTGACGAGGTGGGGTCGTCGTAGGGACGCTGAGGGGCCGTCCTCTGCTGGCCGTGGTCACGATTGCGGGGTTGTGGGCTGGTCGACGACGGTCCACGGGCCGCAGTCGCGGTCCTGGTACTGGATACGGCGGTCCTCGACCTCGCCCAGGCACACCCGGAACTCCAGCCGTCGGGTCCCGGCGAGCCAGGGGAGGTCGACGGTCTTGGGGGGCACGGTGGTGCCGTCGCGGTGGGTGCCGGTCCTACTGCGCGAGTTGGCCCACGGGCCGACCTGGCTGCCGTCGGCCTGGGCGGCGAGGATGGTGGAGCAGCCGTCGCTCAGGTCGTCGCTGAGCACGATCCGACGCTCGCTCGCGAACAGTTCGGCGTGGCCCGCGCCGCCGGGGGCGTAGGCCACGGGGCGCCCGCCGGCGGTCCGGGGAACCGGCACCGCAGTCCCGGCGGGGGTACTGCCGACCGGGGCTCCGCCGGGTCGACAGGGCACGCCCTGCTTCGCGTTGTCTTCCTGTTCCACGCTCGACCGGGTCGGCTCCGAGGCGGTGCCGCCGTTCCGCGAGGCCGTGGGCCGGGCGGTGTCGGTGGCCGTGCGGGAGGGCGACTGCCCGCTGATGGCGAACACCGCGATCGTCACGGCGGTGAGCGCGACCGCCAGTCCCGCGCCGATCAGTCGCCGCCGGCGACCGGCTCGCCCGGTCGATGTCGATGTCGATGCCAAGGAGGCCGGTGGGCCTGAGGCACCGTCGCCGTCCACCGCGTCCGCATCGGAGTTCTTACCGGCAGGGGTGGTGTCGCGGGTGGGTGTGGCACGGAGTCGGGCCGTCTGGGCTGCGCGTGCCCGGTCGAGCAGTCGTGGCCAGTCCTGCGCCCGGTCCGCGCCGATGACCCGCATCATGACCATCATCTGTTCGGGATGGCGGGGTAGCCGGCGGGAGTCGATCCAGCCGCTGATCGTCCGGTCCGACACATCCTGGTCGAAGAGTTCGGCGGCGTGACGGCTGATCACCCCCGCCACCGCGGTCCCGTCCGGCAGGTCGGCCGACCACGCGGCCACCGCGGCATCGAACCGCGTCCAGAACTCCTTCTCCGCGTCCCCGAGGCCGTCCATGCGCGGCATTGTCCCGCAGGTCGCACGGGTGGCGGCCGGCGATCCCACCGCTGTGCGCGACTCGCGCGCGACTCGCTTCCCACCTGCGGCGACAGGGTCTGCACTGAACCACGACACATCCCGGGCCGACTGCGGAAGCCGGTGCCGGGTGAGACGACGAGCGAAGGAGACGACTCGACGATGAGGTTCCCGACGATGTCAGGCAGGCCCCGGGCCAGGGGGAAGGCGTTGGTGGCGACCATGGCCGGCGCGGTGCTGGCGGCGGTGCTGATCTGCGCCCCGCAGGCCGCGGCGGCGCCCGACCTGAACTGCGGTCCCATCCCGATCGCGGTCGCCCAGAGCGAGTGGCAGGACAACGTCATCGGCATCCGCAGCTACGCCATGCGCGTCAAGTCCGAGGTCTATCCGTGTGGCGGGTACGTCCGCGCGGTGCACTACGTCAGCCTCGATGCCAGCAGGTTGCCGCTGGGCACCACGGTGAGGATCTTCGTCGGCACCCGCCGCAGCGACGGTAAGTGGTACGGCGGCACCACCACCATGTCCTCCTCCCAGAACATCAGCGCCCGCGGCTACGTCCAGGTGCGCGGCCTGGGCGGTGGCTTGCGGCTCACCCACGTCCGACTCGGCCACTTCGCCGAATCCGGCCAGGCCGTGATCACCCCGGGCGACGGCAGCACCGCCCGCTACGTCCCCTGGAACGGCCCCGAAGCCAAGCCCGGGAACAGGTAGGGGTGCCCACCGTGTTTCGAGGTATCCCCATTGACCGGCGAAAGCTTTTCCGATGTGGCCCGCACGGCGGTCCCTCCCGCTTCCGGCCGTTTCGG from Lentzea guizhouensis harbors:
- a CDS encoding redoxin domain-containing protein, yielding MRVLGVLLAVLLLAGCGQQQPAPDKFQFTAKTLEGAEFRGEKLVGHPAVLWFWTPWCPSCNAEAKTVAKIAKKHEDVQFVGVAAEDRLDAMKEFVSDHQMSGFPHLADLDGSVWKRFGVTAQPTFAFVRGDGAVELLAGAPTEEQLDQRVSALVQ
- a CDS encoding helix-turn-helix transcriptional regulator, coding for MRCEDCGAPVTAPAKYCSGACRQRAYRRRAREVVAPSPRLDTFVGRHAELADLTKLLARHRIVTVVGPPGVGKSRLVQEAVAHRRHVLLVELADVTRVPDLLGAGPAPGLLVLDGCEHVLADCAALVRHHPATRVLTTSREPLNVPGEVVYRLAPLDQHDAERLFRDRATALEAEFDEQHPLLTTACARLDRLPLALELAARLVRVLTLEEIAARLDTRFAVLTAGPRDASPHHRSLHAAIDRSYQLLDDTERTALRAFAAAPGRLGQRLADTLVPNGWEIARRLQARSLLEDDLTMLESVRHFVLLQHGDPIAPPAAPPVVEDVRGDAFDPLSWHDERLLLVAAMVAEGLTNRQIADGLHVSLRTVENDVKDLKTALGVRSRAQIAAWATQP
- a CDS encoding helix-turn-helix domain-containing protein, yielding MTAGSRAETGQAEPLTARQQQVAELVVEGLTNPEIAVRLGISTGTVRSHVTQMLTRLGLSSRTQLAARTVRAR
- a CDS encoding ATP-binding protein; its protein translation is MWSSAGTRTRLVGRERELSTVRRLLRRHRLVSLVGPGGSGKTRLAAELAPAEPGTAVVELESVHRPDLLWHVVAFSVNVWEEPGEPLPTTVVRALADHRLLVLDNCEHLVREAAGVVTTLLARCPRLRVLVTSREPLDLAGEMCVEVGPLAPADARRMFLELGGSPVLVDEACARVDHLPLAIELAAAAPDVPARHRTLDAVIRWSYDLLSPGEQAALRRLSVLVGDFDLDLAAAVCGCEDDVVQVMSSLRAKSLVVRSPSSKSARFRMLESIRLFGLARLEEHGETDSTFDRLATVLTRYVREVAATLTGETNDWFAEHEHQLLHAVANVPRTDPRYTSIVGGLVHIWYLRGSLVEAGRLATATLAEGAVAEHSELLLFRASWIAGLTGDGPAALRCAEALAAHPATRDPTWQARAWNTLGHARSRVGDQTGARDATERSVAAVRALGDESLLMSFLNNYAWLLREFGDLDTAATVIDEALGLGAPDVCRWTAARHTAGVIAMERGDLTRAEELFVVALRDGTPSCAADVLEGLGLVAAQRRQPERVVVLVAAAQAVRRSRDSSAEVLWHRVVTATYAAARRTWARRGPPGHGGWGSGSTTPGRSST
- a CDS encoding aminoglycoside phosphotransferase family protein, coding for MGRWDRVAEGGRCARADRRGAGGRAFGAARRGAAGGGRPPRRGAALGGDHQHGDHPEAARPVAGGGAEVRRRLDAAVELEPVPDALVHGDLSGSNVHWAEDGKLVGVLDWDNALPGDPALDAALMSWHRWDAVREAVPAEMYHRARTYDAVLGAEHLIACMNGRPMTSPDGFLQAVVPWLEAQENLA
- a CDS encoding class I SAM-dependent methyltransferase, which translates into the protein MPAIPESSAVIADVAVENDYDGFAEAYTAENETSLLNAYYARPAIVDLAGDVAGRRILDAGCGAGPVSVALRDRGAVVSGFDRSAKMVELARQRLGDDVDLRVADITGPLPYPDGAFDDAVAALVLHYLEDWTAPLAELRRVLKPGGRLIVVVNHPILLKMVHRETDYFATTKWSDEYNFNGQKAVLTYWHRPLHAMTDAFTAAGFRTAVISEPPPAPEAHELFPDEMAGFPSGAFLSFVFFVLEAA